One stretch of Acidobacteriota bacterium DNA includes these proteins:
- a CDS encoding methylaspartate mutase subunit S: MKTSVADFWALAEGAVHGTVDRAEAEPRTLALSRRPVVVTGTVGVDSHVIGTKFLSCVLRERGVRVIALGAQTPPEEFIQAAAKNGADAIMITSLYGMARMDLEGFREKCTEAGIGGILLYIGGILGIGARNFRDDEAAFRRLGFDRVYPPQSDPAQSVRDLVADLEAGGRL, translated from the coding sequence ATGAAGACCTCGGTAGCCGATTTCTGGGCCCTGGCCGAGGGCGCCGTCCACGGCACCGTGGACCGGGCGGAGGCGGAGCCCCGGACTCTCGCCCTGTCGCGCCGCCCGGTGGTGGTGACGGGGACCGTCGGCGTCGATTCGCACGTCATCGGCACCAAGTTTCTCTCCTGCGTCCTGCGCGAGCGCGGCGTCCGGGTGATCGCCCTGGGGGCCCAGACCCCGCCCGAGGAGTTCATCCAGGCGGCGGCGAAGAACGGCGCCGACGCCATCATGATCACCTCGCTGTACGGGATGGCGCGGATGGACCTGGAGGGTTTCCGGGAGAAGTGCACCGAGGCGGGCATCGGCGGCATCCTGCTCTACATCGGCGGCATTCTCGGGATCGGCGCCCGCAACTTCCGGGACGACGAGGCCGCCTTCAGACGGCTCGGGTTCGACCGGGTCTACCCCCCCCAGTCCGACCCGGCCCAGTCGGTCCGGGACCTGGTCGCCGACCTCGAAGCAGGGGGCAGACTGTAA